The following are encoded together in the Pectobacterium wasabiae CFBP 3304 genome:
- the fadB gene encoding fatty acid oxidation complex subunit alpha FadB: MLYQGESLYLNWLEDGIAELVFSAPGSVNTLDTRTVASLGKALDVLAEQPNLKGLLLRSDKPAFIVGADITEFLSLFAAPAEKLHEWLVFANRIFNRLEDLSVPTLSAINSYALGGGCECVLATDFRLATPDARIGLPETKLGIMPGFGGTVRLPRLLGADSALEIIAAGKDVSAADALKVGLVQAVVANEKLIPAAIKMLKQAIKGELDWQGYRRPKFEALKLNKIEAMMSFTTAKAMVLQTAGKHYPAPMLAVKTIEAAATMTRDEALQLETQHFVQLARSNEARALVGIFLNDQYVKGKAKKLIGDTPVPQQAAVLGAGIMGGGIAYQSAFKGVPIRMKDINEKPLALGMNEAAKLLNKQMERGKLDGMKMAAILASIHPTLDYAGFERTDIVVEAVVENPKIKASVLAETESHISESTILASNTSTIPIAVLAATLKRPQNFCGMHFFNPVHRMPLVEIIRGPKTSDSTIASVVAYASKMGKTPIVVNDCPGFFVNRVLFPYFAAFSLLLRDGADFREIDNAMEKKFGWPMGPAYLLDVVGIDTAHHAQAVMAEGFPQRMAKDYRDAIDVLFEHQRFGQKNGQGFYRYQTDSKGKQRKEQDDAVDALLKDISQPKKAFSAEEIIARMMIPMINEVARCLEEGIVASPAEADMALVYGLGFPPFHGGACRYLDTLGSERYVAMAQQLAHLGAIYQVPDGLQQKARSNEGYYPSVAPHADVSYGQPV; this comes from the coding sequence ATGCTTTATCAAGGTGAATCCCTCTACCTTAACTGGCTTGAGGACGGCATTGCCGAGCTGGTATTTTCAGCCCCTGGCTCCGTAAATACGCTAGATACCCGCACGGTTGCCAGCCTAGGTAAAGCGCTCGACGTTCTGGCAGAACAGCCGAACCTGAAAGGCTTACTGCTACGTTCGGACAAACCTGCATTTATTGTCGGCGCCGATATCACGGAATTCCTTTCTCTTTTTGCCGCACCGGCAGAAAAGCTGCATGAGTGGCTGGTCTTCGCCAACCGTATTTTCAACCGTCTTGAAGATTTATCCGTTCCCACGCTGTCCGCGATTAATAGCTATGCGTTGGGTGGCGGATGTGAATGCGTGCTGGCAACTGATTTTCGCTTAGCCACACCAGATGCTCGAATCGGGTTGCCTGAGACTAAACTCGGGATCATGCCGGGTTTTGGTGGCACGGTCAGGCTACCGCGCCTGCTGGGTGCTGACAGCGCGCTGGAGATTATCGCCGCCGGTAAAGATGTCAGCGCAGCCGATGCTTTAAAAGTGGGGCTGGTACAGGCCGTTGTCGCCAACGAAAAGCTGATTCCCGCCGCAATCAAAATGCTAAAACAGGCCATAAAGGGCGAACTGGACTGGCAGGGTTATCGACGCCCAAAATTTGAGGCGCTGAAACTCAATAAAATTGAAGCCATGATGAGCTTCACCACCGCCAAAGCGATGGTGCTACAAACCGCTGGGAAGCATTACCCAGCACCGATGCTAGCGGTAAAAACCATCGAAGCCGCCGCGACCATGACGCGTGATGAGGCATTGCAGCTCGAAACGCAGCACTTCGTCCAACTGGCACGCTCAAATGAAGCGCGCGCACTTGTCGGCATTTTCCTCAACGATCAATATGTTAAAGGAAAAGCGAAGAAGCTGATTGGCGATACGCCTGTGCCACAACAAGCCGCCGTACTAGGTGCGGGCATTATGGGCGGCGGGATTGCCTATCAATCCGCGTTCAAGGGCGTGCCAATTCGGATGAAAGACATCAACGAGAAACCGCTCGCGCTGGGGATGAATGAGGCAGCCAAACTCCTGAATAAACAGATGGAACGAGGGAAACTGGACGGGATGAAAATGGCGGCGATTCTGGCCAGTATTCACCCAACGCTGGATTACGCTGGGTTCGAGCGTACCGATATCGTCGTTGAAGCCGTGGTAGAAAACCCGAAAATCAAAGCCAGCGTACTAGCAGAAACCGAATCGCACATTAGTGAGAGTACGATTCTGGCTTCGAATACCTCAACGATTCCAATTGCTGTGCTGGCTGCGACGTTAAAACGACCGCAAAATTTCTGCGGTATGCACTTCTTTAACCCAGTACACCGCATGCCGCTGGTCGAAATTATTCGTGGCCCTAAAACCAGTGACAGCACCATCGCTAGCGTGGTGGCTTACGCCAGCAAAATGGGCAAGACACCGATCGTCGTGAACGACTGCCCAGGATTCTTCGTGAATCGCGTCCTGTTCCCCTACTTTGCAGCATTCAGCTTACTGCTCAGAGACGGGGCCGATTTCCGCGAGATCGATAATGCCATGGAAAAGAAATTCGGTTGGCCGATGGGCCCGGCTTATCTGCTGGACGTTGTCGGCATTGATACCGCTCACCATGCTCAAGCCGTTATGGCAGAAGGCTTTCCACAACGGATGGCAAAAGACTATCGCGATGCGATCGACGTGTTGTTTGAACATCAACGCTTTGGGCAGAAAAATGGTCAGGGCTTCTATCGTTATCAAACCGATAGCAAAGGGAAACAGCGTAAAGAACAGGATGACGCCGTAGATGCACTCCTTAAAGACATCAGCCAACCGAAAAAAGCGTTCAGCGCAGAAGAGATTATCGCTCGGATGATGATCCCGATGATTAATGAAGTCGCGCGTTGTCTGGAAGAAGGTATTGTCGCCAGCCCTGCTGAAGCGGACATGGCGCTGGTATACGGCTTAGGTTTCCCTCCCTTCCACGGCGGAGCGTGCCGCTATCTGGATACATTAGGTAGCGAACGTTATGTCGCGATGGCGCAGCAACTGGCACACCTCGGCGCAATCTATCAGGTGCCTGATGGCTTGCAGCAAAAAGCCAGAAGCAATGAAGGCTATTATCCATCGGTCGCGCCGCACGCGGACGTTTCTTACGGTCAACCGGTATGA
- the fadA gene encoding acetyl-CoA C-acyltransferase FadA, translating to MEKVVIVDAVRTPMGRSKGGAFRQVRAEDLSAHLMRSLLSRNAALDAHEIDDIYWGCVQQTLEQGFNVARNAALLAEIPVSVPATTVNRLCGSSMQALHDAARAIMVGDANVCLIGGVEHMGHVPMNHGVDFHPGLSRTIAKAAGMMGLTAEMLARMHNISRQMQDQFAARSHQRAYNATQSGAFRHEIVPTAGHDADGALQRFDYDEVIRPETTVDSLAALKPAFDPVNGTVTAGSSSALSDGASAMLIMSESRAASLGLPVRARIRAMAVVGCDPSIMGYGPVPATKLALKRAGLSLADIGIFELNEAFAAQTLPCIKDLGLLEQLDEKVNLNGGAIALGHPLGCSGARISTTLINLMENRDVQFGVATMCIGLGQGIATVFERI from the coding sequence ATGGAAAAGGTAGTGATTGTTGATGCCGTTCGTACACCGATGGGCCGCTCCAAAGGCGGCGCTTTCCGTCAGGTGAGAGCCGAAGATCTGTCCGCGCACCTGATGCGTAGCCTATTGAGCCGTAACGCCGCGCTAGACGCCCATGAGATCGACGATATCTATTGGGGATGTGTGCAGCAAACGCTCGAACAAGGTTTCAACGTGGCTCGCAACGCGGCTTTGTTGGCTGAAATCCCTGTGAGCGTACCCGCTACGACCGTTAACCGACTCTGTGGTTCTTCTATGCAGGCGCTCCACGATGCCGCCCGTGCGATTATGGTTGGCGATGCGAACGTCTGTTTAATCGGCGGCGTTGAGCATATGGGGCATGTGCCGATGAATCATGGCGTCGATTTTCATCCGGGATTGAGCCGCACTATCGCTAAAGCAGCGGGAATGATGGGGCTGACGGCAGAAATGCTAGCACGTATGCACAATATTAGTCGTCAGATGCAGGATCAATTCGCCGCCCGCTCACACCAGCGAGCTTACAACGCCACCCAATCTGGTGCATTTCGTCATGAAATCGTCCCCACGGCAGGCCATGATGCAGACGGTGCACTGCAACGTTTCGATTATGATGAAGTGATTCGCCCGGAGACTACCGTCGATAGCCTTGCCGCACTCAAGCCGGCATTCGATCCGGTTAACGGCACGGTGACAGCCGGGTCGTCCTCCGCCTTATCCGATGGCGCATCGGCCATGTTGATCATGAGCGAATCCCGCGCCGCATCGTTAGGCTTACCGGTGCGGGCACGTATTCGGGCTATGGCCGTGGTGGGCTGCGATCCTTCAATTATGGGGTACGGTCCCGTCCCTGCCACCAAACTGGCGCTGAAACGAGCAGGCTTGAGTCTGGCTGATATTGGCATCTTTGAACTGAATGAGGCATTCGCCGCCCAAACGCTGCCCTGCATTAAAGATCTGGGTCTACTGGAACAGCTCGATGAAAAGGTCAACCTAAACGGTGGAGCCATCGCGCTGGGTCACCCGCTCGGCTGCTCGGGGGCGCGTATCTCCACCACGTTGATTAATCTGATGGAAAACCGTGACGTTCAGTTTGGCGTAGCGACGATGTGCATCGGGTTGGGGCAAGGTATTGCAACCGTGTTTGAACGCATTTGA
- the trkH gene encoding Trk system potassium transporter TrkH — protein MHLRAITRIVGQLVILFSGTMVIPGLVALIYRDGAGRAFTQTFIVALAIGIMLWLPNRKQKHELKSREGFLIVVLFWTVLGSVGALPFLFAEHPNLGVTDAFFESFSGLTTTGATTLVGLDSLPKAILFYRQMLQWFGGMGIIVLAVAILPILGVGGMQLYRAEMPGPLKENKMRPRIADTAKTLWLIYLLLTIACAVALWLAGMPIFDAIGHSFSTVSVGGFSTHDASIGYFNSPTINTIIAIFLLISGCNFGLHFALLSGRSLKVYWRDPEFRMFIFVQLSLVAVCTIVLWFHHVYDSGMQTINQAFFQVVSMATTAGFTTDSIASWPLFLPVLLLCSAFIGGCAGSTGGGLKVIRILLLFLQGSRELKRLVHPNAVYTIKLGHRALPERILEAVWGFFSAYALVFIVSMLAVIATGVDDFSAFAAVAATLNNLGPGLGVVAENFTSMNDTAKWILILTMLFGRLEVFTLLVLFTPTFWRE, from the coding sequence ATGCACTTGCGCGCCATAACCCGTATTGTCGGCCAGTTGGTTATCCTTTTTTCCGGGACGATGGTTATTCCCGGGCTGGTGGCGTTAATTTACCGTGATGGCGCAGGCCGGGCATTTACGCAGACATTTATTGTCGCGTTGGCAATCGGCATCATGCTATGGCTACCAAACCGGAAACAGAAGCATGAGCTGAAGTCTCGAGAAGGGTTCTTGATTGTTGTCCTCTTCTGGACGGTGCTGGGAAGCGTTGGGGCACTGCCTTTCCTGTTTGCTGAACATCCTAATCTGGGCGTAACGGATGCTTTTTTTGAATCGTTTTCAGGGTTAACGACAACGGGAGCAACCACGCTGGTTGGGCTGGATTCATTGCCTAAAGCCATCCTGTTTTATCGGCAAATGCTGCAATGGTTTGGTGGGATGGGGATCATCGTACTCGCGGTTGCTATCCTGCCGATTCTTGGTGTCGGTGGGATGCAGCTTTATCGTGCGGAAATGCCGGGGCCGTTGAAGGAAAACAAAATGCGCCCGCGTATTGCCGATACGGCGAAAACGCTGTGGTTGATTTACCTCTTACTCACGATTGCCTGTGCAGTTGCGTTGTGGCTGGCTGGCATGCCGATATTTGATGCAATTGGGCACAGCTTCTCTACGGTATCGGTCGGCGGGTTCTCTACCCACGATGCGAGCATTGGCTACTTCAACAGCCCAACGATTAACACCATCATCGCGATATTCTTGCTGATTTCCGGCTGTAACTTTGGTTTGCACTTTGCTCTGCTGAGCGGCCGTAGCCTGAAGGTATACTGGCGTGATCCAGAATTCCGCATGTTCATTTTTGTTCAACTGTCGCTGGTGGCCGTGTGTACGATCGTTCTGTGGTTCCACCATGTTTATGACAGCGGAATGCAGACGATCAATCAGGCATTTTTTCAGGTTGTCTCCATGGCGACAACGGCAGGGTTTACGACGGATAGCATTGCATCATGGCCACTTTTCCTGCCGGTTTTGCTCCTGTGCTCCGCGTTTATTGGCGGGTGTGCAGGCTCAACTGGGGGCGGCTTGAAAGTGATTCGTATCCTGCTGCTTTTCCTACAAGGGTCACGTGAGCTTAAACGGTTGGTGCATCCGAATGCGGTTTATACGATTAAGCTGGGTCATCGGGCGTTGCCTGAACGCATCCTTGAGGCCGTGTGGGGATTCTTCTCCGCGTATGCGCTGGTTTTTATTGTCAGCATGCTGGCCGTCATTGCGACAGGCGTTGATGATTTCTCTGCGTTTGCTGCGGTTGCTGCCACATTAAATAATCTGGGGCCGGGCCTGGGCGTCGTCGCTGAGAATTTTACGTCAATGAATGATACGGCGAAATGGATTCTGATACTGACAATGCTGTTTGGTCGTTTGGAAGTCTTCACGCTTTTAGTGCTGTTTACGCCAACCTTCTGGCGGGAATAG
- a CDS encoding amino acid ABC transporter permease, which yields MLQRPTVKGDLSLTNPAVRAWLYQIVVVIAVLSIAAYLLHNTVTNLAQRGITSGFDFLNKSAGFGIVQHLIDYQQGDTYARVFLVGLFNTLLVSALCIVFASILGFTIGLARLSDNWLLRKISNIYIEIFRNIPPLLQIFFWYFAVLRNLPGPRQSISAFDIAFLSNRGFYLPSPEMGPGTAAFFLSLLITLVVTWVVFRRNQRYHALTGQMRRTWPMTLGLLLVLCTLSHLIFGPAFHWDVPELKGFNFRGGMVLIPELAALTVALSVYTSSFIAEIIRSGIQSVSHGQHEAARSLGLPNPVTLRKVILPQALRVIIPPLTSQYLNIVKNSSLAAAIGYPDMVSLFAGTVLNQTGQAIETIAITMSVYLIISLLISLLMNLYNRRIALVER from the coding sequence ATGCTACAACGCCCAACCGTAAAAGGTGATTTATCACTGACGAATCCAGCGGTGCGCGCCTGGCTGTATCAAATTGTCGTTGTTATCGCTGTATTGTCTATCGCAGCCTACCTGTTGCACAACACTGTGACCAATCTGGCACAAAGGGGCATTACCTCTGGCTTCGATTTTCTGAATAAAAGCGCTGGCTTTGGCATCGTCCAACACCTGATTGACTATCAACAGGGTGACACCTACGCCCGCGTGTTTCTTGTTGGGCTATTCAACACACTGCTGGTTTCAGCATTGTGCATCGTGTTTGCTTCTATTCTCGGCTTTACCATCGGTCTTGCTCGGCTATCCGACAACTGGCTATTACGGAAAATATCCAACATTTACATCGAGATATTCCGTAACATTCCGCCGTTATTGCAGATCTTCTTCTGGTATTTTGCCGTATTGCGAAATCTGCCTGGCCCGCGCCAGTCCATCAGTGCATTTGATATCGCGTTCCTCAGCAACCGAGGCTTTTATCTGCCATCCCCAGAGATGGGGCCAGGCACCGCTGCGTTTTTTCTTTCTCTACTGATCACGCTGGTGGTGACATGGGTTGTCTTTCGGCGTAATCAGCGCTATCACGCGTTAACTGGTCAGATGCGTAGAACCTGGCCGATGACGTTGGGTTTGTTGCTTGTCCTGTGTACACTCAGCCATCTGATTTTTGGCCCCGCTTTTCACTGGGATGTGCCGGAATTAAAAGGATTCAATTTCCGCGGCGGTATGGTGTTGATCCCTGAACTAGCCGCATTGACTGTTGCGCTCTCGGTCTACACCTCATCGTTTATCGCCGAGATTATTCGTTCTGGTATCCAATCAGTTTCTCACGGCCAACATGAGGCCGCGCGTTCTCTCGGCTTACCCAATCCCGTTACGCTACGTAAAGTCATCCTCCCGCAAGCGTTACGCGTCATCATTCCCCCGCTGACCAGCCAGTACCTCAACATCGTGAAAAATTCATCATTGGCGGCTGCCATTGGCTACCCCGATATGGTGTCACTATTCGCGGGAACCGTGTTGAATCAGACGGGTCAGGCCATCGAAACCATCGCGATAACCATGTCGGTCTACCTCATTATCAGCCTGCTAATCTCGCTGTTGATGAATCTGTATAACCGAAGAATCGCGTTAGTCGAACGCTAA
- the pepQ gene encoding Xaa-Pro dipeptidase — MEKLASLYHHHLATLQTRAQAVLARHQLDALLIHSGELLTVFLDDHDYPFKVNPQFKAWVPVTQVPNCWLWVDGVNPPKLWFYSPVDYWHNVAPVPESFWTEEIEITVLRNADDIGQLLPSQRERVAYIGYAPQRAQDLGIRADNINPQGVLDYLHYYRAYKTDYELACMREAQKTAVIGHRAAHEAFLSGMSEFDINLAYLTATGHRDIDVPYGNIIALNEHAAVLHYTQLDHQVPSDVRSFLIDAGAEYNGYAADLTRTYSAQSDGAFTQLIKGLNQEMLALIDTVQAGVRYTDYHLQMHQRIAKLLKSHQLVRDISEEAMVEQGLTSLFLPHGLGHPLGLQVHDVAGFMQDDRGTHLAAPAQHPYLRCTRVLEPGMVMTIEPGIYFIESLLAPWREGELSQHVDWQKIDALKPFGGIRIEDNIVIHDGRVENMTRDLNLA; from the coding sequence ATGGAAAAGCTGGCTTCTTTATATCATCACCATCTGGCTACGCTGCAAACGCGTGCTCAGGCGGTTTTAGCGCGCCATCAGCTTGACGCATTACTGATTCACTCTGGTGAGCTGTTGACCGTTTTTTTGGACGATCACGACTATCCTTTTAAAGTTAACCCGCAGTTTAAAGCGTGGGTGCCGGTCACGCAGGTGCCGAACTGCTGGCTATGGGTTGACGGCGTTAATCCGCCTAAACTGTGGTTCTATTCGCCGGTTGATTACTGGCATAACGTAGCGCCGGTTCCTGAGAGCTTCTGGACCGAAGAGATTGAGATTACCGTATTGCGGAATGCCGATGATATCGGACAATTACTTCCATCGCAGCGTGAGCGTGTTGCCTATATCGGCTATGCGCCACAACGTGCGCAGGATTTGGGTATTCGCGCGGACAATATCAATCCTCAGGGCGTGTTGGATTATCTGCACTATTATCGCGCTTACAAAACAGACTACGAGCTGGCCTGCATGCGTGAAGCACAGAAGACAGCAGTTATCGGCCATCGTGCAGCGCATGAAGCATTTCTTTCCGGCATGAGCGAATTCGATATTAATCTGGCGTATCTGACGGCAACGGGTCATCGGGATATCGATGTGCCTTACGGCAATATCATCGCGCTCAATGAACATGCGGCGGTGTTGCACTATACCCAGCTCGATCATCAGGTGCCATCCGATGTTCGCAGCTTCCTGATTGATGCAGGGGCTGAATATAACGGATATGCCGCTGACCTCACGCGAACCTATTCTGCACAGAGCGATGGGGCTTTTACTCAACTGATTAAAGGCCTCAATCAGGAAATGCTTGCGCTGATTGATACCGTTCAGGCGGGAGTGCGCTATACCGATTACCATCTTCAGATGCATCAGCGAATTGCGAAACTACTGAAATCACATCAACTGGTGCGGGACATCAGCGAAGAAGCGATGGTGGAGCAGGGGCTTACGTCGCTTTTCCTGCCGCACGGTCTTGGTCATCCGCTGGGTTTGCAGGTGCATGATGTCGCTGGGTTTATGCAAGACGATCGCGGTACACATCTGGCAGCGCCTGCGCAGCATCCTTATCTGCGTTGTACCCGTGTGCTCGAACCTGGCATGGTCATGACGATCGAACCGGGCATCTATTTCATCGAATCCTTGCTTGCTCCGTGGCGTGAGGGCGAATTGAGTCAACACGTTGACTGGCAAAAAATCGATGCGCTGAAACCGTTTGGTGGTATTCGTATTGAGGATAATATTGTCATTCATGACGGTCGTGTGGAGAACATGACGCGCGACTTGAATCTGGCCTGA
- the hemG gene encoding menaquinone-dependent protoporphyrinogen IX dehydrogenase has translation MKALIVFSSRDGQTRAIASSIANTLKGILECDVVNVLNANDIDLGAYDQVLIGASIRYGRFHPAVNQFIHKHLTSLQQMPSAFFSVNLTARKPEKRTIQTNAYTRKFLLNSPWQPDLCCVFAGALRYPRYRWFDRVMIQLIMRMTGGETDSTKEIEYTDWQQVARFAQDFAQLAAKNPA, from the coding sequence ATGAAAGCTTTGATCGTGTTTTCGAGTCGGGATGGGCAAACCAGAGCGATTGCCTCCTCTATTGCGAATACGCTGAAAGGGATTCTGGAGTGTGATGTTGTTAATGTACTCAATGCGAATGATATCGATCTGGGCGCATACGATCAGGTCCTGATTGGGGCGTCGATCCGGTACGGGCGCTTTCATCCAGCGGTAAATCAGTTTATCCATAAGCATCTGACTTCTCTGCAACAGATGCCCAGCGCATTCTTCTCAGTAAACCTGACTGCACGTAAACCAGAAAAGCGCACAATACAAACCAATGCCTATACGCGTAAGTTCCTGCTGAATTCCCCTTGGCAGCCAGATCTGTGTTGTGTGTTCGCGGGTGCTCTGCGTTATCCGCGTTATCGTTGGTTCGATCGGGTAATGATTCAACTCATTATGCGTATGACGGGCGGCGAAACGGATAGCACGAAAGAAATTGAATATACGGACTGGCAGCAGGTTGCCCGTTTCGCGCAGGATTTCGCTCAGTTAGCGGCGAAAAATCCCGCATAA
- a CDS encoding amino acid ABC transporter ATP-binding protein, whose protein sequence is MNQTVLTQSTDHMITLENVNKWYGQFHVLKDINLQVRQGERIVLCGPSGSGKSTTIRCINHLEEHQQGRIVVDGIELNNDLRNIEKVRTEVGMVFQHFNLFPHLTVLQNCTLAPCWVRHTPKKEAEELAMHYLERVRIAAHAHKFPGQLSGGQQQRVAIARSLCMKPKIMLFDEPTSALDPEMVKEVLDTMLGLAQDGMTMLCVTHEMGFAKTVADRVIFIDQGEIVEQAPPDIFFSSPRSERTQAFLSQILH, encoded by the coding sequence ATGAATCAGACTGTATTAACTCAATCAACCGATCACATGATTACCTTAGAGAATGTGAATAAGTGGTACGGACAATTTCATGTACTGAAAGACATCAATTTGCAGGTCAGGCAAGGGGAACGAATTGTGCTCTGTGGCCCGTCCGGCTCAGGTAAATCGACCACCATACGCTGCATTAATCATCTCGAAGAACATCAACAGGGGCGGATTGTTGTTGACGGTATTGAATTGAATAACGATTTACGCAACATCGAAAAAGTTCGTACTGAAGTTGGCATGGTGTTTCAGCACTTCAATCTTTTCCCGCACTTAACTGTATTGCAGAACTGCACGCTGGCACCATGCTGGGTACGTCACACACCGAAAAAAGAAGCAGAAGAATTGGCAATGCACTATCTGGAACGTGTACGCATCGCCGCACATGCTCATAAGTTTCCAGGACAGCTATCTGGCGGCCAACAGCAACGCGTAGCCATCGCGCGTTCACTGTGTATGAAGCCCAAGATTATGCTGTTCGACGAACCGACGTCCGCACTGGATCCTGAAATGGTGAAAGAAGTGCTGGATACCATGCTGGGGCTGGCACAAGATGGAATGACGATGTTGTGCGTAACGCACGAAATGGGGTTCGCGAAAACCGTCGCTGACCGAGTGATCTTTATCGATCAGGGTGAGATCGTAGAACAAGCACCACCGGATATCTTCTTTTCTAGCCCTCGCTCAGAGCGCACGCAGGCATTTCTTTCACAAATCCTGCACTAA
- a CDS encoding IMPACT family protein, with protein MQAYPIPTAPVSFSEEIKKSRFTTILAATPGIDAAKAFIQHVREEHASAGHHCWAFVAGAPDDSQQLGFSDDGEPSGTAGKPMLSQLMGSGIGEITAVVVRYYGGIPLGTGGLVKAYGGGVQQALKLVSQQEKVLQKEYGLQCDYALLPQVESLIFQLGGKVLHSEYGVDVVLRFSLPIRETEEAATKLRDLSRGALHLLPIL; from the coding sequence ATGCAAGCGTATCCCATTCCTACTGCGCCCGTGAGCTTCAGTGAGGAAATCAAGAAAAGCCGCTTTACTACGATCCTGGCGGCAACGCCGGGAATCGACGCGGCAAAAGCGTTTATCCAGCATGTCAGGGAAGAACATGCCTCGGCGGGGCACCACTGCTGGGCGTTTGTTGCGGGTGCGCCTGACGATTCTCAGCAGCTTGGCTTTTCTGACGATGGTGAGCCATCCGGCACCGCGGGTAAACCGATGCTGTCGCAACTGATGGGAAGCGGTATCGGTGAGATTACCGCCGTGGTGGTACGTTACTATGGCGGAATCCCGCTAGGCACTGGCGGGTTAGTAAAGGCTTATGGCGGTGGCGTCCAGCAAGCGCTGAAGCTGGTATCGCAGCAAGAGAAAGTCTTGCAAAAAGAGTATGGCTTACAGTGTGACTATGCGCTGTTGCCCCAGGTGGAATCACTGATCTTTCAACTTGGCGGAAAAGTGCTGCATAGCGAGTATGGCGTGGACGTCGTATTGCGGTTCTCTCTCCCTATCAGGGAAACCGAGGAAGCGGCAACGAAATTGCGTGATTTAAGTCGCGGTGCGTTGCATTTATTGCCGATTCTATAA
- a CDS encoding amino acid ABC transporter permease, translating to MTMNHYTQGRQSPLFRAMQWARRNLFSSIGNSLLTLFCLWLLWVAIPPLLNWAIFQANWIGTTRNDCTRDGACWVFIHARFGHFMYGLYPATEVWRINFALAIGLLSILPMFLKTIPNRGRYIAVWTVAYPLIAWWLLYGGFGGLSRVETYQWGGLTLTLIIAAVGIAGALPLGILLALGRRSTLPIVRMLSVVFIEFWRGVPLITVLFMSSVMLPLFLTEGTTIDKLLRALVGVILFQSAYVAEVVRGGLQALPKGQYEAAESLGLGYWRMQGLVILPQALKMVIPGLVNTIISLFKDTSLVIIIGLFDLFSSIQQATVDPTWLGMSTEGYVFAAMVYWIFCFSMSRYSQHLENRFNTGYKSH from the coding sequence ATGACGATGAATCATTATACGCAAGGCCGTCAGTCGCCTCTGTTCAGAGCCATGCAGTGGGCGCGGCGTAATCTTTTCTCAAGTATTGGCAATAGCCTGTTAACACTGTTTTGCCTCTGGCTATTGTGGGTTGCCATACCGCCGCTGCTCAACTGGGCAATTTTTCAGGCTAACTGGATTGGCACAACTCGTAATGACTGTACGCGTGATGGTGCCTGCTGGGTCTTCATTCATGCCAGATTTGGTCATTTCATGTATGGGCTGTATCCAGCAACAGAAGTCTGGCGCATTAACTTTGCACTCGCTATCGGGCTGCTCAGTATCCTGCCGATGTTCCTGAAAACCATTCCCAATCGCGGACGTTACATTGCCGTCTGGACAGTGGCTTACCCACTCATCGCCTGGTGGCTGCTTTACGGTGGTTTTGGCGGGCTCAGTCGAGTGGAAACCTATCAGTGGGGCGGATTAACGTTAACGCTGATTATTGCTGCTGTGGGTATCGCTGGGGCGCTGCCACTTGGCATCTTGCTCGCATTAGGCCGCCGCTCCACGCTGCCGATTGTCCGTATGCTGTCCGTCGTGTTCATCGAATTTTGGCGTGGCGTACCGCTCATCACCGTGCTTTTTATGTCATCCGTGATGCTGCCGCTGTTTTTAACGGAAGGCACCACTATCGACAAACTGCTAAGGGCATTAGTTGGCGTGATTTTATTCCAATCCGCTTATGTCGCCGAGGTGGTTCGCGGTGGCCTGCAGGCACTTCCTAAAGGACAGTATGAAGCCGCTGAATCACTGGGCTTAGGCTATTGGCGCATGCAGGGGCTGGTCATCCTTCCCCAAGCGCTGAAAATGGTTATCCCAGGCCTAGTGAATACCATCATTTCTCTCTTTAAAGACACGAGTCTGGTCATCATCATCGGCCTTTTCGATCTCTTCAGCAGTATCCAGCAGGCAACCGTCGACCCCACCTGGCTGGGTATGTCGACAGAAGGTTACGTTTTTGCCGCTATGGTTTACTGGATTTTCTGTTTCAGCATGTCGCGCTATAGCCAACATCTGGAAAATCGTTTTAACACCGGATACAAGTCACACTGA